In Streptomyces nojiriensis, one genomic interval encodes:
- a CDS encoding Rieske (2Fe-2S) protein yields MPAPQSPARRTVLKGAAALAGAAGAGATLAACSTESNSGGHTPATPTAPVELGAAADVPVGGAKLYRENKLIVSCPAEGQYKAFSAQCTHAGCVLDKIVEGEGNCPCHGSRFDVKTGEVLRGPAAAPLPAVPVRAENGKLVAG; encoded by the coding sequence ATGCCCGCGCCGCAGTCGCCCGCCCGCCGTACCGTCCTCAAGGGCGCCGCCGCGCTCGCAGGGGCCGCGGGCGCCGGAGCGACCCTCGCGGCCTGCTCCACCGAGAGCAACAGCGGCGGCCACACCCCCGCCACCCCCACCGCGCCGGTGGAGCTGGGCGCCGCGGCCGATGTCCCGGTGGGCGGCGCGAAGCTCTACCGGGAGAACAAGCTGATCGTCAGCTGCCCGGCGGAGGGCCAGTACAAGGCCTTCAGCGCCCAGTGCACGCACGCCGGCTGCGTCCTGGACAAGATCGTCGAGGGCGAGGGGAACTGCCCCTGCCACGGCAGTCGTTTCGACGTGAAGACCGGCGAGGTCCTGCGCGGTCCGGCCGCCGCCCCGCTGCCCGCCGTCCCGGTCCGGGCCGAGAACGGCAAGCTCGTCGCGGGCTGA
- a CDS encoding papain-like cysteine protease family protein encodes MRNRNRRHSPAACVTAVLTALLFTLPLGLGTAVAAEAGTGSALAAKRLNITMQAQTKTNWCWAAGGNTIATWFGRNHSQNQFCNAAFNRQQGSECPNNQATLGNVQTGLRWAGINPGSYVSGWLQYSTVQTEINADRPIETRIQWSNGGGHMHVVYGYDTASNWVYWGDPWPSSDRYNWASHSWYVNNSTFSWTHSLYRIGA; translated from the coding sequence ATGCGCAACCGAAACCGGCGGCACTCCCCAGCCGCCTGCGTCACCGCCGTGCTCACCGCTCTGCTGTTCACCCTGCCCCTCGGCCTCGGCACCGCCGTCGCCGCCGAGGCCGGCACCGGCTCCGCCCTCGCCGCCAAGCGCCTGAACATCACCATGCAGGCCCAGACGAAGACCAACTGGTGCTGGGCCGCCGGCGGCAACACGATCGCCACCTGGTTCGGCCGGAACCACAGCCAGAACCAGTTCTGCAACGCCGCCTTCAACCGCCAGCAGGGCAGCGAATGCCCCAACAACCAGGCCACCCTGGGCAACGTCCAGACCGGCCTGCGCTGGGCCGGAATCAATCCCGGCTCGTACGTCAGCGGCTGGCTCCAGTACTCCACCGTCCAGACCGAGATCAACGCCGACCGGCCGATCGAGACCCGTATCCAGTGGTCGAACGGCGGCGGCCACATGCACGTCGTCTACGGCTACGACACCGCGAGCAACTGGGTCTACTGGGGCGATCCCTGGCCCTCCAGCGACCGCTACAACTGGGCCTCGCACTCCTGGTACGTGAACAACAGCACCTTCTCCTGGACCCACTCCCTCTACCGGATCGGGGCGTGA
- the uvrC gene encoding excinuclease ABC subunit UvrC: MADPSSYRPEPGQIPDSPGVYKFRDEHRRVIYVGKAKSLRQRLASYFQDIAGLHPRTATMVTTAASVEWTVVSTEVEALQLEYSWIKEFDPRFNVKYRDDKSYPSLAVTLNEEYPRVQVMRGPKKKGVRYFGPYGHAWAIRETVDLMLRVFPVRTCSAGVFKRSAQIGRPCLLGYIGKCSAPCVGKVTPEEHRELAEDFCDFMAGRTGTYLSRLEKEMHAAAEEMEYEKAARLRDDIGALRRAMEKNAVVLADATDADLIAVAEDELEAAVQIFHVRGGRVRGQRGWVTDKVEAVDTAGLVEHALQQLYGEEKGEAVPKEVLVPALPEDTPTLNQWLAERRGSQVSLRIPQRGDKKALMETVHRNALQSLALHKTKRASDLTTRSRALEEIAEALDLDGAPLRIECFDISHLQGDDVVASMVVFEDGLARKSEYRRFQIKSFEGQDDVRSMHEVVSRRFRRYLQEKLKTGEWEAEESEGAVPEDDGRPKRFAYPPQLVVVDGGQPQVAAAKRALEELGIDDVAVCGLAKRLEEVWLPGEDDPVVLPRTSEGLYLLQRVRDEAHRFAIQYQRSKRGKRLKSGPLDEVSGLGESRKQALIKHFGSVKKLRQATIDQICEVPGIGRKTAETVAAALAQAVPAGPAVNTATGEIIEDETPAPAGASSERGTEQ; the protein is encoded by the coding sequence ATGGCCGACCCTTCCAGCTACCGCCCCGAGCCGGGACAGATCCCGGACTCCCCGGGGGTCTACAAGTTCCGCGACGAGCACCGCCGGGTGATCTACGTCGGGAAGGCCAAGAGCCTGCGCCAGCGCCTGGCCAGCTACTTCCAGGACATCGCCGGCCTGCACCCCCGTACCGCCACCATGGTGACCACGGCCGCCTCCGTCGAGTGGACCGTGGTGTCCACCGAGGTCGAGGCGCTCCAGCTGGAGTACTCGTGGATCAAGGAGTTCGACCCCCGGTTCAACGTCAAGTACCGGGACGACAAGAGCTACCCCTCCCTCGCCGTCACCCTCAATGAGGAGTACCCGCGGGTCCAGGTCATGCGCGGGCCCAAGAAGAAGGGCGTGCGCTACTTCGGTCCGTACGGGCACGCCTGGGCGATCCGCGAGACCGTCGACCTGATGCTCCGGGTGTTCCCGGTCCGGACCTGCTCGGCGGGCGTGTTCAAGCGCTCCGCCCAGATCGGCCGCCCCTGCCTGCTCGGCTACATCGGCAAGTGCTCCGCCCCCTGCGTCGGCAAGGTCACCCCCGAGGAGCACCGCGAACTGGCCGAGGACTTCTGCGACTTCATGGCCGGCCGCACCGGCACCTACCTCTCCCGGCTGGAGAAGGAGATGCACGCGGCGGCCGAGGAGATGGAGTACGAGAAGGCCGCCCGGCTGCGCGACGACATCGGGGCGCTGCGCCGCGCGATGGAGAAGAACGCCGTGGTGCTCGCCGACGCCACCGACGCCGACCTGATCGCCGTGGCCGAGGACGAGCTCGAAGCCGCGGTGCAGATCTTCCACGTCCGCGGCGGGCGGGTCCGCGGCCAGCGCGGCTGGGTCACCGACAAGGTGGAGGCCGTCGACACGGCCGGGCTCGTCGAGCACGCCCTCCAGCAGCTGTACGGCGAGGAGAAGGGCGAGGCCGTGCCCAAGGAGGTGCTGGTCCCGGCCCTCCCCGAGGACACGCCGACGCTGAACCAGTGGCTCGCCGAGCGCCGGGGGTCCCAGGTCAGCCTGCGGATACCGCAGCGCGGCGACAAGAAGGCCCTGATGGAGACCGTCCACCGCAACGCGCTGCAGTCCCTCGCCCTGCACAAGACCAAGCGCGCCAGTGACCTCACCACCCGCTCCCGGGCCCTGGAGGAGATCGCCGAGGCCCTGGACCTCGACGGCGCCCCGCTGCGCATCGAGTGCTTCGACATCTCCCACCTGCAGGGCGACGACGTCGTCGCGTCGATGGTCGTCTTCGAGGACGGGTTGGCCCGCAAGAGCGAGTACCGGCGCTTCCAGATCAAGTCCTTCGAGGGGCAGGACGACGTCCGCTCCATGCACGAGGTGGTCTCCCGGCGCTTCCGCCGCTACCTCCAGGAGAAGCTGAAGACCGGCGAGTGGGAGGCGGAGGAGAGCGAGGGAGCGGTTCCCGAGGACGACGGGCGGCCCAAGCGGTTCGCCTACCCGCCCCAGCTCGTCGTGGTCGACGGCGGGCAGCCGCAGGTCGCCGCCGCCAAGCGGGCCCTGGAGGAGCTCGGGATCGACGACGTCGCCGTGTGCGGCCTGGCCAAGCGGCTGGAGGAGGTCTGGCTGCCCGGCGAGGACGACCCGGTCGTGCTGCCGCGCACCAGCGAGGGCCTCTACCTGCTCCAGCGGGTCCGTGACGAAGCCCACCGCTTCGCCATCCAGTACCAGCGCAGCAAGCGCGGCAAGCGCCTGAAATCCGGGCCGCTGGACGAGGTGTCCGGCCTGGGCGAAAGCCGCAAACAGGCCTTGATCAAGCACTTCGGTTCGGTGAAGAAGCTGAGACAGGCGACAATCGACCAGATCTGCGAGGTCCCGGGCATAGGCCGTAAGACGGCCGAGACCGTGGCCGCGGCCCTCGCCCAGGCGGTTCCCGCTGGTCCTGCCGTCAATACGGCCACAGGGGAGATCATTGAGGATGAGACCCCCGCGCCCGCGGGAGCATCGTCCGAACGGGGGACCGAGCAATGA
- a CDS encoding carbohydrate kinase family protein translates to MIVVGGEALIDLVPVARPPGALLPRPGGGPYNTALALGRLGAEVAFCSRVSSDGFGESLLAGLRAAGVDLSLVQRGPEPTTLAVPSLTPDGSASYGFYVEGTADRLFTLPPALPEGVRALALGTCSLVLEPGASAYEALLRRESRRGVLTLLDPNIRPALIADPAAYRARFLERLLPHTGVLKLSEEDAAWLGGRAEDWLAAGPSAVVLTRGAKGLTAWTREGGRYSAAARPVAVVDTIGAGDTVNAALLHRLTSAPGGPVDWPEVLAHAAHAAALTCTRAGAEPPYAAELSE, encoded by the coding sequence GTGATCGTCGTCGGCGGAGAAGCCCTCATCGACCTGGTGCCCGTGGCGCGGCCGCCCGGTGCGCTGCTGCCCCGGCCGGGCGGCGGACCGTACAACACCGCGCTCGCGCTCGGGCGGCTCGGCGCCGAGGTGGCCTTCTGCTCCCGGGTCTCCTCGGACGGCTTCGGGGAGAGCCTGCTGGCCGGACTGCGGGCCGCCGGGGTGGACCTGTCGCTGGTCCAGCGCGGACCGGAGCCGACCACGCTGGCCGTGCCCTCGCTGACCCCGGACGGCTCGGCCTCGTACGGCTTCTACGTCGAGGGCACGGCGGACCGGCTGTTCACGCTGCCGCCCGCCCTCCCGGAGGGGGTACGGGCCCTCGCGCTCGGCACCTGCTCGCTGGTCCTGGAGCCGGGCGCGAGCGCGTACGAGGCCTTGCTGCGCCGGGAGTCCCGGCGCGGGGTGCTGACCCTGCTGGACCCCAACATCCGGCCGGCGCTGATCGCGGACCCGGCGGCGTACCGCGCCCGCTTCCTGGAACGGCTGCTGCCGCACACGGGCGTCCTCAAGCTGTCGGAGGAGGACGCGGCCTGGCTGGGCGGCCGGGCCGAGGACTGGCTGGCGGCCGGACCGTCGGCGGTGGTGCTGACCCGGGGTGCGAAGGGCCTGACGGCCTGGACGCGGGAGGGCGGCCGGTACTCGGCGGCGGCCCGCCCGGTGGCGGTGGTGGACACGATCGGCGCGGGCGACACCGTCAACGCCGCCCTGCTGCACCGGCTCACCAGTGCGCCGGGCGGCCCGGTGGACTGGCCGGAGGTCCTGGCCCACGCCGCCCACGCGGCGGCCCTGACCTGCACGCGGGCGGGCGCGGAGCCGCCGTACGCGGCGGAGCTCAGCGAATAG